The Bradysia coprophila strain Holo2 unplaced genomic scaffold, BU_Bcop_v1 contig_297, whole genome shotgun sequence DNA window taattgattttaaacAGGCCCACACGATTTTGCTGTTGCTAAGGTAACAAACGTAGTCCGGTATTTTTACGGTTTCTAatctcaataaattttaatgccGTTTAAGATTTCAAAAGCAATAAACTCAGCACCAGTgtaattatcgaatctattacttcaaatgACCTAATTATTTTCAGCACATTGATgcacaatcttttacttcatttgttttaacacacatttttctatataagtCTCATCACTTCGTTTTATAGTTCTTGTAGATATAACAGATGCATATCAGTTCATAAATTCGGTGATGCAAATTGAACTTCGCATTTTGGAGTTGTGATATCATTCATGATTTCTGATGTTTATTTTGGTATGGGAATTGGGAATCGAGCCTCaacttctttgaatttttacaatctattattaaatttcaatactTCTGTCGGAATCGGTCGCACTTGAATGCTTTTTCCAAAGCCGTATATTCGTTCGgcaaaataattagaaaatttcCACAACAAAGTGTCTCATTGATGCGAACATGACGATAATAAACTTGCATAATCCACCGTAATCAACACAATTCTTCCAGTATATCATTCTGCATCTGCATCTATAGATCTATCACCGTGTAGGATTTTATGTTAACTCTAATTTATATTCCTCTGCAGATGAATGCATTTCAACATTgttaattcattttgttttccttgttaaaagtttttaaCTGGAAAAGCAGTAGGAGCTGATAATGAAGCAACATATTTCATTattcgaagaagaaaaatgtctGGTTACtaaaggaaaaatattcaGTTCTGTTCTCTGTAATAACAGTTTTATAATCGAGTTTCGATGGATGTTAAATCAGGTGAAGAAATGGTATATTATTCCGTGTAAGCCTGAGAAGTAAGTCATTACACAAGGGCACAATTTGCCACTCCGACCGCAGCGATAATCTGATTGAAATAGATCAGATGTTGTAATAGATTTACTAATACGCTTGCCATACTGTGTTTTGAACTTCTACTGCGTACACCGTTCTAATTCACCACACTGTTTTAAGCAAAATCCTCTGTCAGACTTGCATACGAAATTATCAGTTTCGAACGTTGACGAATATGTCTTACTACGTGAGAAtccaataaaacgaaattctaAACAAGACTAACCGAAAAGCTATGCCAAAGATATGaagcaaagcacctagcatcGTAGTACAATATTGCTGgtgtcaaatagagtaataAGTTACGACAGTACCCTTTAATTTTGCTTTCTTTTTTTACAACGTTTCAAGTACATGTGGTTAGGGCAACTATTAATCTATTCGACATGAGCAACATTCTACTACTATGCTAGGTCCTTTGCATAAAgttattaattgaaaaacacaTTGTGAGAGACTGAGAATTTTCTTTGCGCACTCAAGTTGATTTAATTgcgaaacaaaatttcaatacaAACTTCAAAAGCAATAATCATACAACTGCTGTAGAAGTAATagttttaacagaaaaaatgtCTTATTCCATTGCATAAGATCTGCAGTGTTGATTCTACACAGTTGCATTATTTAAACTTCTGTTCAAAAATGGTATGTACGCGTGTTCATTACGTATGTAcaataaaacacattttcatattgtaCTCTAATTCTGTCACAGTTGTTCAAGGCGTGCTGTCAACATTAAGCTGTGACGTGCAGTTTTTATTGgacttttaataatttagtttACATAACGACTCATACAGAAACTTGTCCATATTCCACACACTCCATAAGACCcttcaaaattttgacaatgtaCAAATGTTCACCGATCTAGCATTTGATAGAATTATGAAACGTCCAggaaaaaatgggaaactgAAGAACTGAAGTACTGCCATCCTTTCGTTAACCAAATTCCTACCTCTGAAAATGTTCGATCTTTTCACTCACGAGGCAGATGTCTGTTTCAATGAAGggtaataaaataattaaaaactttaGATCGAATGAAACTTCCTTGCTCAATTTGACGTAATTCCCTTGACCGAAAGTCAGGGTTTAACGGTCGAAAATGGGTAAAAATGAGGGTccgtaaccaaaaaaaatatttttttagaaaaaaataaaaaagagggtccgtaaccaaaaaaaaaaatttttttttgagaaaattatgaaaatgagggtccgtaaccaaaaaaaaaaaaatttttagaaaaaaatgaaaatgagggtccgtaaccacaaaaaaaaatatttttttttgagaaaattatgaaaatgaaggtccgtaacccaaaaaaaatttttttttagaaaaaaatgaaaatgagagtCCGTAACCAAGTTTTTAAAATGACACGACACTCAActacaaaaaagaagttttttggAAATGCACTCAAAATGACACCTATTGTGAGCTCAGAACAgcattcagtaaaatcggTCAAGCTCCTTCCccatacaacatttttcatttcatgaaatttcatgcgCCCGCGCCTCTTCGAAATCGTTTTGTCATAAAAGTTCAGTGAGTCCTCCAACTCGAAAACAGGCTAAATAGTTAGGACACTCATATTGAGTCTTCATACTTTTCATATTCTATTTGGCTTTGATAGAAGGACcgtaaataaaacgttttttcttcctgtagtaccaaaaccgtcacattcactcaccaaatttagtactgaaagagcaacattctcccctgctcttttctctcaattttcattcccgcttatgtcattttcgatcctatctttatttTTTCCCAGATACGCATACAAGTTGTTGTATGCACGctgatataatttttttagacTTTTGTGACAATGCCTTCGTAAGGGTTGCTTTCGACATTCATACAGactgctttcggcattcatACGGATGTCTTTCAGCATTCATACGAATTGcttgtttttcgaaacttgTGAGAATACGGATCGGACTTCTTAAGGCATTCATACGGATGGCTTTTGGCATTCATACGGATGgctttcggcattcattcgGATGGCTTTAAGCATTCAATTGTACGTCTATAGAGATCGCCGCTGAATATGGCGTTCAAATgtgttgttaatttttgttcggaatgtgactttggtactccaggaagaaaaatagtatacataccacggatcaaaaaggtgtgttttagacccaggtggtgaaaacgtccagagatggagcgacgcgaagcggatccttggtatgtaactCACTATTTAAAGACaaatctatgaaaatgaatACTTTCTTTGATTACTCCGTTCACTCTATTTTCGAGTTGGTGACTTCACGGCAATTTTCAAGTCAACAAACTGATTTTTCTCACTTGAAATATATTGAGTGGGGTATCGATAGAAAGGTATGACCTCTGACTATAAGATCAAAATATGTCCACTCACCAAACTTTTGTAACAAAACGGTTTCGAAGGGGCGCGAGcgcatgaaatttcatggaatgaaaaattttatatggtGAAGTAACTCGGATGAGGGTccgcaacaaaaaattttttttatcaaaaaatgaaaatgggtGTCCTTAGCCCAAACAGTATCGACCACATAGCGCCGATTCCAACCGAGAATCAAGTTCAAACAAGTGACCACTATAGAGCGTGTAATTTCGAACCAAATTCTACAAAATCGGTCGTGTGGATCAGTAGCACTTTGCAGCTTCATGTCTCTAGCACCCTCCATTTAGGGCTGTGTCCACTAAGGGCTTATTATTTAGGGCTCGTTTAGGGAAGGCGAATGAGAGTTAGAAGTTTTGAAACAtgttgttttaacattttagcGTAGACTAAATGAGGCAGTGGTGGATTAACCTATGGGAAATTTGGTACCGTGCTAATGCCGTTGGAAactgcaaaaacaaaacaaaattggcgctgaatttttgaaatctggCGCTGCATTTTTATATGCCAGTGGTGCTGAAAACCTTAATCCGCCCCTgaaatgagggattcttttgaaaaacagcctgctGAAATTGAAAGCATTTCTCAGTGGATATAATAAAATGTGTCTAGAATTTCTGTTTGAAATTCTCTCAGGAACATAAATTTGCTTACATCCGTCGTAGGCAATGATAGTCAAAACCGCCAGacaaaaattcaatgtttttgcCCTAATTTAGAGCAGACGTGCGCATCCCGGGCTTCCCGTCATTGTTTTAGATATaacgattttgaaaatattatccaGCAGCTGAAATTactataagaaaaaaaaatgtgtaaaattttttgtggctGGAATTTTTTGAGTAGCTGAACTAGGTGTTAAATTTACACTTCAAATTCACACTCATCGAGACACTATCCTTGCATGTTGGGTGACATTGAAAAGCTTAGACCATTAGCAATCAGAGGCAAAAGTTCTTGTGTTTTCGATACGTTTCGGATGGTCAGCAACCGTTAGAGATTTGCCGAAATTATCAAGTTTTTACCCCTATTTGCAACTACTCATATCTCATCGTAGGTGAATTCTGCCCGCGTATAAGACGgtttgccccgaaagtacataCAATCACATTTATAATAGCAtcacacgaccttgtacgtttcgtgtatcTGGAGAAATTCCCATAAGAAAAGTGCttgtttttggttttcgatcacctctcGCTGGCCACACAACAATCGAGGAATTTCTATGAAAGTGGTTTAGACTTCCAGGgatctaggcacatataaaaaattcactggatgatgcgtccgatttcggcagaCTGTCCAAAAGAATCCCttaatcatgcccgcacgttagtaagcgggcgtgacgcaagtccactaccaaaaatgtttttaaaaaaatgttgaagacggcggagcatatttacagcaactttttgaattctcccccttaactccaactgTCCCCAAATTTAGATATTTGGAATCTAggcatccatacgagttcaacgagctatcacacgttactgcagcttcaaaattggccgagatattgaacttcaaaatattgatgtttgtttgaaaataagaataatttcgtattttcagataactcaaattgcctacgttagttagttagttagttcctatgaaaaatgacgatttcgtaactcctaaacgtttcttacgattttcctgaaattttggttattcCTTTgggattcctctggcactaacTAACTGccatctgattttttgatggatttcggctattttcgatataagtaaagtgttccaaagttggttcgtaaattttgggatgacagatgattcccctggcacttcttaacttccatcggatttttcgatggatttgggctattttcgatataagtgcgGTGCTCtaagattggtttctagattttgggattcagactgatttctctagaattttttaatttccataaggttttttgatgttgtcgaaatgacatacttacaaaagtggtgatatcagtcaaaaaacccttaaaatgtaaatgtgacgcaagtcctttatcttacttacaaaataactgatatcgctaagggtgacgcattgtgcgccgtacgcaaaagtgttatcaacaaaaaattgacccaaaaaatttgtgaaagaaaattttacaaaaagaaatttgcgtcacaagtggcagatgttgaggaaactattgttaggaaaatggttagaaaatgTACTGTAAGAAAACCGAAGCAATAGAAGcgcatttcaattttacaggTTGAGTTTGAAAACGAGGATAATCTGTCGTGTAGTTCAGCAGTGGTAGGGTTCTGTTCGAAAcgaggggtgactcacttctagactaaatggatttaatggtattaaatggatttaatggattaaatggattacatggatttaatggattaaatggaagtgatTCACCCCTCGGTTCGAAATGTATAATTGAAGTCAGTAAATTACGTCTGTAAATAAATTGCTAATTATTGATCAAAACTAACTCGAATAGGAACGCCTATTattgtttcattaaaattttcaaatatgtacacaatagtcaagggatctgacccacccatacCGGTGGGACCTAGTTGTTGTTGGATAGAATGTTACATGCCTCAGCGAAATTCCATTCAACATTATTTCGGTTTAAAAACCACATTCAATTAACAAAAACCATACATCTACTGGATCTCGGCTAAAAATACTTAAAAGTTAGAGTGTACCAGCAAACTATCTCTCAAAAACTGTATGAAACCACACGCTGTTCCGGACGAGTTGAAAAAAAGTCAgggacgaaaagtaaaaattttgttgctttttttaagaaaacgtTGCATGGAACTCTGTGATATGGTTATTTTCCTAAAGGGCTTTTTTAGCGAGTGAGAGGTTTTTAGCACGAGCCGTAGGCAAGTTCTGGAATCGAAATTgctaaaaaatcctttttgcATAAGTtagaaacaacttttttcctaaACGCCGGCCGTTGGAAAAACGTGACGAAGTCACACTTTTTTAAGTACTCGATGTGTGTTGTCTTACTCGGCCAACATGtcaatctacacatctagtgcctaaaaaagctaTTACCAATCGGgagcataaataactattgtgtaAGTAGCGATAACAAGTAACAAGTTGAAAGGTTGTAGCGAAGCGAGACTCAacttttcaacaatttcataaaatattttccacatGTGCTTAGGGCATCGAAAGAAGTGCCTAAGGAACTAAGAAAAGAACGACTTTCGGCGCATGTAGTatgcaaaaatcattttccgatttttgttattttaaattaaatccgCCACTAATTAGATACACTTTATCTTCAGGTGTACTTGATGTGTAATCTTGTTATGCAATTTCGTGTGCATACACTTCATACAACGTTaacatttccaaatttcattaatttacgAGAAAGAGAGCTTCCAGCGGCAAACAAAACTGTTCAAAGCAAAAGCTTGagcagaaaattttacattttgttactGTAAAACTATGCACATTCCGAATGCATCCGATTTGCTATGAGTAacttgattttcttttattgaaaagCTTTCTGGTTTTGCTGATTTGTGTTTGAAGAACGGAGATGGGAAGTGTACGAACGGTTGCACATTTTTGTCACACATTTCTATAAAACGTAGTCGTGGATTTTAAACCAATATTCCTCCATCAAGCCGACAAGCAGACAATTCAATCGACCAACGCCGTATccttatttaaattgaatatggGAGATAGGCATTaaaaaaacatacaaaaaaaaatcgagatgTATATTCATGTAATATAATAATCAAAATCGACTTCCCCTTAAATATTTCACTTCCTCTGTATAGTTAATGATATCAATCATCAAATTGATGTATAAAGAagaacgaaattaaatttcctttttcccAAATATGATTAAAATTATACGACATTAGCATCGACTCTATGGTGGCTCTCGGTGTGTGCGTGAGTTCTTACAACAcccaaattcatttttgtgttaTAGGTAGGAATACGTCATCGGGATCTGTGCTACACACACGTATCGATATAAAACTCGTTTAATAAAAAGAATCCGTACAAAGCCCATTTGTGTATTGAAAGAAAGTATTAGAAATTCCGTTTCTTTAGTGGAAAATCTAATTTCGTCAAGAGGGAAGTGCGTGTCTCGATAGtacattttgagttttctgtTGGAAATATTTCGGTTGGATTTCATTTGTGACATAAATTGACCttgacataaaaataaattcaacgatTTCCGGATGCGTTAAAGTACTCAACTCACGGATATGATACACAGTGCAGGGCCTACTTTCTGAATTTTCCgcaatttcttgattttcttcaaaataaagaaaattccaaGTAAAATTCGGGATAACTTTGaggaaaatatgagaaaattcaaaggaaaattctggaaaattcctACGAAATTTCgggaaatttcgagaaaattccagaattttcctttgtgagaaaattcaaagaaaattctggaaatttccgatgaaattttaagaaaattcgagaaaattccgaagaaaattctggaaattcAGAGGAAAactcaaataaatcaataaaatcctATAAAATCAAGTCAATTCGAGAAACTAAAGAAAAATTCGAACAATcaagaaattttgtaaaattgaaaatccagaaaatcaagcaaattcaagaaatatctgaTTTTATCTTAAATGTCTAAATTTTCTTCAGGTTTCCTGCGTTTCACAAAAAAGATTAAAAGTAGGCCCTGATACAGAGGGATTTCAATACGTTAGGTAAATGGCAAAAGGTTCCCTTTTattatcaaatcaaattaagcCATCAAACCAAACTCGATCAAACgagaaacaaataaaacttGAAAGTGAACAACATTGCCGTATGTTACAGTGACAATAAACTGATGATGAGGATGTTAAAATGCCCATTTTAACAGCAATCTCCCTGCAATCAAAACATCATCGAAAAATAGTGTACTCAAAGGGATTGCTTTACAACACGGGAACATATTCACATATAACAAAATGCTGCAACGCCCATCAAACTTTTAATCTGACACGTAATTATAGGAGAACCAATTGTTTTCGTTACACTCTTCCGCCTGGGTATTATGCATCGAAAACGTGTTCGTGAACCTTTTCATAATAGTTTTTTTacattcgtttttttgtgtgtatgagcTGCTACATCAAAAAACTATAGTTAACCGGTCTGGATGTACAAAATCTTGATAAGGAATTATTCAGagggaaattgaattttaaaatgaaacactGTTATAATTCCATCCAACCTTCAGCAACCAACcgaaatgtaaaatgaaatcatacaaattttcagatcatTGTCATTCGATTTAAATGTGAAGAGAAACGGAATTCGTTTACAGCGCTTTTGTCGATGATTTATATAGGCATTTCAATAATCGATTAGCCCATTTTCAATCTTCGAATGGGTATGAGGcagagatattaaatttcggGCGAgcaaagaatattttcgaagCTAATTTTTACCAGTTTTCATCGAGATTTTTATGTCTTGGTCATGTGTTTTCATTTGTGGGGAGCTGAAAGTATGGTAGGCAAACATTCATTAACGTagagtttgtttgtttgccaTGTTGTCAGTTTGGTCTTCGGAAGGATTTTGGAAATTAGTACCCTaatcaaatttcgattttcgttataaCATCATGATatcacaataaaaaattaaaagttttctttgaTGGATTCAACGGctcttcaaaatattttcagttagATTTCACCAAGTAAGGCAATCAAGGCGGTCCATTCGGTTGCATTAATTCTACTATTACTTACACCTATTTGCTAATAGCATCAACCTTTTACAAACGTCCACTGTACAAGCATACAATCTACTACTATcaaaaatctactacttcaattgtttaaacaattttcttgtgtttgattcaaaatcttaTACTTTAATGACTTAGCATGCACTTGACTATAAATAGAGGTATCCCGACTAGGGTTTACTCTATTAATGTCGttattgttgataacagataacAGATAACATTTTCAAGCTCCTATTTCCAATAAACGATGCTTGATCCTCGACTTAATTAATCACAAATGTTTCTTTCGTCCATTTACAGAATCGTGATACCCAACGAGAAAGCATTGAATCTGTCTCCGGATTGGGACAAAACGCCTGGTTTCCAATACTTCGGTGAAGGTTTAAACAAAGGACAATGTGGTGTCTCTATTCAAAGCGTCCGAAATGGACACCACGGCACCGTCAAATGCTACTTAGGAGCTGATGGTGAAGAACTAGAAGGACAAATTGGACTTACCGTTGCTTGTAAGTTGTCTCATTAGACAGAGCACACTTGAACGTTTTGttctaataaaattcaatttacaatttcagTGGCTCCACTACGTCCCGAATTGGAACTATATACAAAATCGGAAACCGGTGCCTATCAAATCGGTCAACAATTCCATGCCGCTTGCATATCGCGAGACGGACGTCCACCATCGaacattacattttatttggaTGACGAACCAATCACAGAAGGTGTTGAAGCCGATGAAATAATCGAATCGATCGCCAGCAAAAACACAATGTTGTACACAACGCGTAAACAAATCAGAAGGTACATTCAAGCATCCGACGATCGACGAACGTTGATTTGCCGATCACATCACATTGCCGACCGAGGTCAACCACAAGAAGCTCGAATGCAATTCCAAGTCAGATGTAAGGACAATTTAACGGtgaatttggaagaaaatttctcatttttcatttatcataTATAGTCCAACCACAACCGCTACCGGAAATCAAAGTGTACGGAGTGATCTTAGGATCCGATGCCGTTATCAATGCTACAATCAAAGCCAACCCTCGCCCGCGCACCGAATGGATAGTCGATGGAATAGCGATACCACAAGGAACGCAAAATGGACGATACGAATCATACGAACCGATTGATTTGGGCAGTGGTGTGTTCAATGTATCACTGACGATCGCAAGTTTAACACTTGAAGACACAACGAAAATGTACTATCTGAAAGCATCCAATGAATTTGGCACGCAAGAGTATTCCGTTCGCATCAGTTCATCGGAAGCGGCTGCAGTAAATGGCTTAGACACGGCGGCCATAATTGGCATCGTTGTAGGAGTGGCTGTTTTAATCATTATTGTGGTCTTGGTCGTAGTGGCTAGAGCGACTGGAAAATGGTGTTTTGCTGGTGAGtaaattttttgcattttttttccttcttgaatttcattttatcggATCGCACGCCGATGTGTATGGACAAAATTGCATTCAAAAATGTGAGATTAGTCTATTTCACTGCGTGCATTCATATAACTTTGCAATATACCAGTTTCACATCGTAACAAATTATCATTTTGCTGTTTAATGAACATCTATCACAATGACAAAGATACATTCCGTTTGGTTTTTGTAAGATCAAAgattattttatcaatttccGATGATCGAATCAATTCAACCGTTCACAGAATGCTAGTATATCACTCTACTATGACTCTACTACTTCATCTTATCTAATAATAGTTCAACCGAGTATTTAACTCCATCTGATTTAACATGGAAAAAGTGTTTGCTAGATAAGCAGACGATCATCGCTGAGTTTTGTCAGTAAAACAGACGAATTGGGGGTGCTTAACCCATACCCAAGGCTTCTCTGAAGTTTGAACGTATAGTCGATcagttttgaataaattgcTTCAATCACCTAACTCGTACTATCAGCCAGTCGGACACCCACTGTTCTTTTATTGATGAACGTTTTTGTGAATGATAAAAATACATGTCCGACTACTGGTACATGTTGGGAGACTACCACCCTATTTGCGTCAAAAAATATAACCAGAAAAGTGAGTGTTATTGGGGTCAACATT harbors:
- the LOC119078498 gene encoding fasciclin-3 isoform X2, coding for MEVKLGLKNFNILMLIAIAVFSTDIKSVQGQRVDVQPRNVTALEGEKADILCRWGKPLQYCRIVIPNEKALNLSPDWDKTPGFQYFGEGLNKGQCGVSIQSVRNGHHGTVKCYLGADGEELEGQIGLTVALAPLRPELELYTKSETGAYQIGQQFHAACISRDGRPPSNITFYLDDEPITEGVEADEIIESIASKNTMLYTTRKQIRRYIQASDDRRTLICRSHHIADRGQPQEARMQFQVRFQPQPLPEIKVYGVILGSDAVINATIKANPRPRTEWIVDGIAIPQGTQNGRYESYEPIDLGSGVFNVSLTIASLTLEDTTKMYYLKASNEFGTQEYSVRISSSEAAAVNGLDTAAIIGIVVGVAVLIIIVVLVVVARATGKWCFAGKGNTSSKPQGSETSDTESADLKQSKFKKYQINFEGLFKKKPQKVVDVEKNNAEAPTDDPNDDAAPSEATVIIEDDPPKSGERNLVYAELMLKPSEDANNPNKNATEYAEIVYVNPPSDQKQPDKK
- the LOC119078498 gene encoding fasciclin-3 isoform X1, with the translated sequence MEVKLGLKNFNILMLIAIAVFSTDIKSVQGQRVDVQPRNVTALEGEKADILCRWGKPLQYCRIVIPNEKALNLSPDWDKTPGFQYFGEGLNKGQCGVSIQSVRNGHHGTVKCYLGADGEELEGQIGLTVALAPLRPELELYTKSETGAYQIGQQFHAACISRDGRPPSNITFYLDDEPITEGVEADEIIESIASKNTMLYTTRKQIRRYIQASDDRRTLICRSHHIADRGQPQEARMQFQVRFQPQPLPEIKVYGVILGSDAVINATIKANPRPRTEWIVDGIAIPQGTQNGRYESYEPIDLGSGVFNVSLTIASLTLEDTTKMYYLKASNEFGTQEYSVRISSSEAAAVNGLDTAAIIGIVVGVAVLIIIVVLVVVARATGKWCFAGKGNTSSKPQGSETFDEGARDALVSPSETIPSISPRTESVYLPTTVPIVGVMPKNPMQSQRASETSSLTNSGDFNELGIPTSHVQPQQVASPQRWLPRQQRDLLQKQAEISDTESADLKQSKFKKYQINFEGLFKKKPQKVVDVEKNNAEAPTDDPNDDAAPSEATVIIEDDPPKSGERNLVYAELMLKPSEDANNPNKNATEYAEIVYVNPPSDQKQPDKK
- the LOC119078498 gene encoding fasciclin-3 isoform X3, which produces MEVKLGLKNFNILMLIAIAVFSTDIKSVQGQRVDVQPRNVTALEGEKADILCRWGKPLQYCRIVIPNEKALNLSPDWDKTPGFQYFGEGLNKGQCGVSIQSVRNGHHGTVKCYLGADGEELEGQIGLTVALAPLRPELELYTKSETGAYQIGQQFHAACISRDGRPPSNITFYLDDEPITEGVEADEIIESIASKNTMLYTTRKQIRRYIQASDDRRTLICRSHHIADRGQPQEARMQFQVRFQPQPLPEIKVYGVILGSDAVINATIKANPRPRTEWIVDGIAIPQGTQNGRYESYEPIDLGSGVFNVSLTIASLTLEDTTKMYYLKASNEFGTQEYSVRISSSEAAAVNGLDTAAIIGIVVGVAVLIIIVVLVVVARATGKWCFAGKGNTSSKPQGSETDTESADLKQSKFKKYQINFEGLFKKKPQKVVDVEKNNAEAPTDDPNDDAAPSEATVIIEDDPPKSGERNLVYAELMLKPSEDANNPNKNATEYAEIVYVNPPSDQKQPDKK